A region of Micromonospora sp. WMMD882 DNA encodes the following proteins:
- a CDS encoding retropepsin-like aspartic protease — MKFDYFVLPDQYPRPVVPVTIEGISNTNFLCLVDSGAIHNRFDASVAELLGIDLGDCDPVTPFYAGSHLYTGFMTQVNLSIGELSWYAPVCFVPDWQGEFPLLGHEGFFRWFEVGFYAADSYLTLEYAAH, encoded by the coding sequence GTGAAGTTCGACTACTTCGTATTGCCCGACCAATATCCACGTCCCGTTGTGCCGGTTACGATTGAAGGAATTTCTAACACGAATTTCTTATGCCTCGTTGATTCGGGTGCGATACATAACCGATTTGATGCAAGCGTGGCCGAGCTGCTGGGAATCGATCTTGGCGACTGTGATCCAGTTACGCCATTCTATGCTGGCTCGCATCTTTATACCGGATTCATGACTCAAGTAAATTTGTCAATTGGAGAGCTTTCGTGGTACGCCCCTGTCTGCTTTGTGCCGGACTGGCAAGGCGAATTCCCACTGCTTGGCCATGAGGGTTTTTTCCGGTGGTTCGAAGTAGGATTCTATGCCGCTGATAGCTATCTGACGTTAGAGTATGCCGCGCATTAG
- a CDS encoding winged helix-turn-helix domain-containing protein: protein MGGSLSGADRERNRPVPPQYAYQRVAEDLTRRITSGEFPPGSRLPSRAQLCEEYEVSSFVADRVFLILKMNGLTDSLPGAGVYVKERGTAEG from the coding sequence ATGGGTGGTTCACTCTCAGGTGCCGACCGTGAGAGGAACCGACCAGTGCCACCGCAGTACGCCTACCAACGCGTTGCCGAAGACCTGACCAGGCGAATCACGTCCGGGGAGTTTCCACCGGGCTCCCGACTGCCCAGCCGCGCTCAACTCTGCGAGGAGTACGAGGTCTCCAGCTTCGTCGCCGACCGAGTCTTCCTGATCTTGAAGATGAACGGCCTCACCGATTCGCTCCCCGGTGCCGGCGTCTACGTCAAGGAGAGAGGAACGGCCGAGGGGTAA
- a CDS encoding DivIVA domain-containing protein, giving the protein MKDLIGRLFGWRTVRHRPPDGVPYRSRHCLPLYPAQVRDRRFRRTRLGRRGLDPEDVRRFLDRVALELAAAQEAADRARRETAHVKDALRRWQSEQARIRNSRALYR; this is encoded by the coding sequence GTGAAAGACCTCATCGGACGACTCTTCGGCTGGCGTACCGTCCGGCATCGGCCTCCCGACGGCGTTCCCTACCGGTCCCGGCACTGTCTGCCGCTCTACCCGGCGCAGGTCCGCGACCGCCGGTTCCGGCGGACCCGGCTGGGCCGGCGGGGTCTGGACCCGGAGGACGTGCGGCGTTTCCTCGACCGGGTGGCCCTGGAGTTGGCCGCCGCGCAGGAGGCCGCCGATCGGGCCCGCCGGGAGACCGCGCACGTCAAGGACGCGCTGCGACGGTGGCAGTCCGAGCAGGCCCGCATCCGCAACAGCCGCGCCCTGTACCGGTGA
- a CDS encoding helix-turn-helix domain-containing protein, whose protein sequence is MNVAELPIGRRVAHWRARRRMTQQMLADRLGKSKSWVDKVERGVRALDRLTVVREVAEALRVDPAVLLGRSLPPAAEGDATTAGRHQVDAVRAALARYDFTPPGRIHQPTVPVTELRRRVGHAWLTYQHAHYPQLLRILPGLLRDVQRAHAAQPERPADLLVQVYRATSSVLVKLGQAELAWLAADRALTVAAGDPLLAAVAAIPLAQSLRALGGDRLALAVALAAGHSIAAPRPEDSTPGELSVLGTLLLQAALAAASRGDPSGVQELTDQAAGIAELVGDGHDHHWTCFGRTAVELARIAAAVELGDAAGAISRHEKITGEDQWVRLPAERRAAYLVDAARAYLQVGELAAAGRLLLDADRVAPAEIRSRPAARTVIAAVARGGPATAGVAHLASVLGIA, encoded by the coding sequence GTGAACGTCGCCGAGCTGCCGATCGGGCGGCGGGTGGCGCACTGGCGGGCCCGGCGACGCATGACGCAGCAGATGTTGGCCGACCGGCTCGGCAAGTCCAAGAGCTGGGTCGACAAGGTCGAACGGGGCGTCCGCGCCCTCGACCGGCTGACGGTGGTCCGGGAGGTGGCCGAGGCGCTCCGCGTCGACCCGGCGGTGCTGCTCGGCCGGTCCCTGCCGCCGGCCGCCGAGGGGGACGCCACCACCGCCGGGCGTCACCAGGTCGACGCGGTCCGGGCCGCCCTCGCCCGCTACGACTTCACCCCACCCGGACGTATTCACCAGCCGACGGTGCCGGTCACCGAGCTGCGCCGACGGGTGGGGCACGCCTGGTTGACGTACCAGCACGCGCACTACCCGCAACTGCTGCGGATACTGCCGGGCCTGCTCCGGGACGTGCAGCGCGCCCACGCCGCGCAGCCGGAACGCCCGGCGGACCTGCTGGTGCAGGTGTACCGGGCCACCTCGTCGGTGCTGGTCAAGCTCGGGCAGGCCGAGCTGGCCTGGCTGGCCGCCGACCGGGCGCTGACGGTGGCCGCCGGTGATCCGCTGCTCGCCGCCGTCGCCGCGATCCCGCTCGCTCAGTCGTTACGGGCGCTGGGCGGGGACCGGCTGGCGTTGGCGGTGGCGCTCGCCGCCGGCCACTCGATCGCCGCCCCGAGGCCGGAGGACAGCACGCCGGGGGAGTTGTCGGTGCTCGGGACGTTGCTGCTCCAGGCGGCGTTGGCGGCGGCCAGCCGGGGCGACCCGTCCGGCGTGCAGGAACTCACCGACCAGGCGGCCGGGATCGCCGAGCTGGTCGGGGACGGTCACGACCACCACTGGACGTGCTTCGGCCGTACCGCCGTCGAGTTGGCCCGGATCGCGGCGGCGGTCGAACTCGGCGACGCCGCAGGCGCGATCAGCCGACACGAGAAGATCACCGGCGAGGACCAGTGGGTACGGCTGCCGGCCGAACGTCGCGCCGCGTACCTGGTGGACGCCGCGCGGGCGTACCTCCAGGTCGGTGAGCTGGCCGCTGCCGGCCGGCTGCTGCTGGACGCCGACCGGGTCGCGCCGGCCGAGATCCGGTCCCGGCCTGCCGCGCGTACGGTGATCGCCGCCGTGGCGCGCGGCGGACCGGCCACCGCCGGTGTCGCGCACCTGGCCAGCGTGCTCGGGATCGCCTGA
- a CDS encoding DNA polymerase III subunit gamma and tau, with protein MALALYRKYRPRTFAEVIGQEHVTEPLSQALRSGRLNHAYLFSGPRGCGKTSSARILARSLNCEQGPTPEPCGQCGSCRSLGGDGAGSIDVIEIDAASHGGVDDARELREKAFFAPANSRFKIYVIDEAHMVSSAGFNALLKLVEEPPEYVKFIFATTEPEKVLGTIKSRTHHYPFRLIPPKTLRPYLEQLCQAEGVTVDPAVFPLVVRAGGGSARDSLSVLDQLIAGAGPEGVSYARAAALLGVTDAGLIDEMCDALAAGDGAAAYATVDRVAEAGHDPRRFASDLLERLRDLIVLQQVPDAADKGLIDGPADQIERMTAQAQRLGPATLSRCADIVHNGLVEMRGTTAPRLLLELVCARMLLPGADDSAGGLLQRLERMERRLTLGVPAVAADSAPVATPVAPTAVAPTARVATAPVAATPPAVRAEPAPAPVTPAVPPESAVERAAGPQAGPDRGVASGAGPDRGVGPGAGPVRNAAAAQQSTSTEPRRVPPPEAVMPDPATPAPPRPDAPVPSGALDAVSVRRVWGDVVGKVNRTHKKIAALMRDAVVRDLDGDTLVLTVKSSVLARMLTDHAQVLADALYEELGGRWQIRCEVAGQRSGVSSPGGARPAAAPARPPSAAAPAPPPASAAPAPSPVTAPPPASAAPAPARPAATPSSVPGRSAPGEGSAGTTANGSADVSDDWPEPARPGGSVTTSPPAPSTPDASTPDVSTPTPGTATAVRSALPRPADSPAARPAAPTRSAGGAQVSSAIAAARAAARGNRSDPAGRGDLAGRGDQAGRRTADSEFAGEPPYDPDYDGPLRGGGRTVGTPQPAAPSFEGFHPGDEPLDEVVDERAARRSSEEQAAQLLREVFGAEKIDEVDAR; from the coding sequence GTGGCACTGGCGCTCTACCGCAAGTACCGGCCGCGCACGTTCGCGGAGGTCATCGGGCAGGAGCACGTGACCGAGCCGCTGTCGCAGGCGCTGCGCAGCGGGCGGCTCAACCACGCGTACCTCTTCTCCGGGCCGCGCGGCTGCGGCAAGACCTCAAGCGCCCGGATCCTGGCCCGCTCGCTCAACTGCGAGCAGGGCCCCACCCCGGAGCCGTGCGGGCAGTGCGGCTCCTGCCGGTCGCTGGGCGGCGACGGGGCCGGCTCGATCGACGTCATCGAGATCGACGCGGCCAGCCACGGCGGCGTCGACGACGCCCGTGAGCTGCGCGAGAAGGCGTTCTTCGCGCCGGCCAACAGCCGCTTCAAGATCTACGTCATCGACGAGGCGCACATGGTCTCGTCGGCCGGCTTCAACGCCCTGCTCAAGCTGGTCGAGGAGCCTCCGGAGTACGTCAAGTTCATCTTCGCCACCACCGAGCCGGAGAAGGTCCTCGGCACCATCAAGTCGCGGACCCACCACTACCCGTTCCGGCTGATCCCGCCGAAGACGCTCCGGCCGTACCTGGAGCAGTTGTGCCAGGCGGAGGGGGTCACCGTCGATCCGGCGGTGTTCCCGCTGGTGGTCCGGGCCGGCGGTGGCAGCGCCCGGGACAGCCTCTCCGTGCTCGACCAGTTGATCGCCGGGGCCGGGCCGGAGGGCGTCAGCTACGCCCGCGCCGCCGCGCTGCTCGGCGTCACCGACGCCGGCCTGATCGACGAGATGTGCGACGCGCTCGCCGCCGGGGACGGCGCGGCGGCGTACGCCACCGTCGACCGGGTGGCCGAGGCCGGACACGACCCCCGCCGGTTCGCCTCCGACCTGCTCGAACGCCTCCGTGACCTGATCGTGCTCCAGCAGGTCCCGGACGCCGCCGACAAGGGCCTGATCGACGGCCCCGCCGACCAGATCGAACGGATGACCGCGCAGGCGCAGCGGCTCGGCCCGGCGACGCTGTCCCGCTGCGCGGACATCGTGCACAACGGCCTGGTCGAGATGCGCGGCACCACCGCGCCCCGGCTGCTGCTGGAGCTGGTCTGCGCCCGGATGCTGCTGCCCGGTGCCGACGACAGCGCCGGTGGCCTGCTGCAACGCCTGGAGCGGATGGAACGCCGCCTCACCCTGGGCGTTCCGGCCGTCGCCGCCGACTCCGCGCCGGTCGCCACCCCGGTCGCCCCCACCGCGGTCGCCCCCACCGCGCGGGTCGCCACCGCGCCGGTCGCCGCCACCCCGCCAGCGGTACGCGCCGAGCCCGCGCCGGCCCCGGTGACTCCCGCCGTGCCGCCGGAATCGGCGGTGGAGCGGGCCGCCGGGCCGCAGGCGGGACCGGACCGGGGTGTCGCGTCCGGCGCTGGACCGGACCGGGGTGTCGGGCCGGGGGCGGGACCGGTCCGGAACGCCGCCGCGGCCCAGCAGTCGACGTCGACCGAGCCGCGCCGGGTGCCGCCGCCGGAGGCGGTCATGCCCGATCCGGCGACGCCCGCCCCGCCCCGCCCCGACGCGCCCGTGCCGTCCGGCGCCCTCGACGCGGTCTCCGTACGCCGGGTCTGGGGTGACGTGGTCGGCAAGGTCAACCGGACCCACAAGAAGATCGCCGCGCTGATGCGGGACGCGGTCGTCCGGGACCTGGACGGCGACACCCTGGTGCTGACCGTGAAGTCGTCGGTGCTGGCCCGGATGCTTACCGATCACGCGCAGGTGCTCGCCGACGCCCTCTACGAGGAGTTGGGCGGGCGCTGGCAGATCCGTTGCGAGGTCGCCGGGCAGCGGTCCGGCGTGTCGTCGCCCGGCGGGGCGCGTCCGGCCGCCGCCCCGGCCCGTCCGCCGTCGGCCGCCGCCCCGGCCCCGCCACCGGCGTCCGCCGCTCCGGCCCCGTCCCCGGTCACGGCTCCGCCACCGGCGTCCGCCGCCCCGGCTCCGGCCCGGCCGGCGGCCACCCCGTCGAGCGTTCCCGGGCGGTCGGCGCCGGGGGAAGGATCGGCGGGTACGACGGCGAACGGGTCGGCCGACGTGTCCGACGACTGGCCCGAGCCGGCCCGGCCGGGTGGGAGCGTCACCACCAGCCCACCTGCCCCCTCGACACCGGACGCGTCGACCCCGGACGTGTCGACCCCGACCCCCGGGACCGCCACCGCCGTCCGGTCGGCCCTGCCCCGGCCCGCCGACAGCCCGGCGGCCCGACCCGCCGCGCCCACCCGGTCAGCCGGCGGCGCGCAGGTGAGCAGCGCGATCGCCGCCGCCCGTGCCGCCGCGCGGGGGAACCGGAGCGACCCGGCCGGGCGGGGTGACCTCGCCGGGCGGGGTGACCAGGCCGGGCGGCGGACCGCCGACAGCGAGTTCGCCGGGGAGCCACCGTACGACCCGGACTACGACGGTCCGCTGCGCGGCGGCGGCCGGACGGTCGGCACGCCGCAGCCGGCCGCGCCGAGCTTCGAGGGCTTCCACCCGGGGGACGAGCCGCTCGACGAGGTTGTCGACGAGCGGGCCGCCCGGCGGTCCAGCGAGGAGCAGGCGGCGCAATTGCTCCGCGAGGTCTTCGGCGCGGAGAAGATCGACGAGGTCGACGCGCGGTAG
- a CDS encoding DUF2332 domain-containing protein: MSMDQVAQDLDEEADACAQMAADGYADLLRRAAADIRAGGPCGTLLKEYADTPTTGVLPLRLLGGVHALVLAGRAPELARYYPSAGGTCRPGDEDARWAAFRAVVDAESATLRGWLRRPPQTNEVGRASLLIAGLLHAVTELGDLPVRLVELGASAGLNLRADRFRVESPGFAWGPVDSPVRLPDAWRGAPPDWLRAAGAAYPELTVVERLGCDPRPLDPTDPDGALTLRAYVWPEHTERAARLAGALEVAGQVPATVVTAGAADFLAGIRPTPGTLTVVWHSVVQQYVPAQEWARVDAELERLAGAEAPVAYLAYEPYPDRDPTRSPRCRLLARLGDGPTRRLAEGHPHGLPAWLP, encoded by the coding sequence CCGACGCCTGCGCGCAGATGGCCGCCGACGGGTACGCCGACCTGCTGCGCCGGGCCGCCGCCGACATCCGCGCCGGTGGGCCGTGCGGCACCCTCCTGAAGGAGTACGCGGACACGCCGACCACCGGAGTGCTGCCGTTGCGCCTGCTCGGCGGGGTGCACGCGCTCGTCCTCGCCGGCCGCGCCCCGGAGCTGGCCCGCTACTACCCCAGCGCGGGCGGCACGTGCCGACCCGGTGACGAGGACGCCCGCTGGGCCGCGTTCCGGGCCGTGGTCGACGCGGAGTCGGCCACCCTGCGCGGCTGGTTGCGCCGCCCACCGCAGACCAACGAGGTCGGCCGGGCCAGCCTGCTCATCGCCGGCCTGCTGCACGCCGTCACCGAGCTGGGTGACCTGCCGGTGCGCCTGGTCGAGCTGGGCGCCAGCGCCGGGCTGAACCTCCGCGCCGACCGGTTCCGGGTGGAGTCGCCCGGGTTCGCCTGGGGGCCCGTCGACTCCCCGGTGCGCCTCCCCGACGCCTGGCGGGGCGCGCCGCCCGACTGGCTGCGGGCGGCCGGCGCGGCGTACCCGGAGCTGACCGTGGTGGAACGGCTCGGCTGCGACCCCCGACCGCTCGACCCGACCGACCCGGACGGCGCGCTCACGCTGCGGGCGTACGTCTGGCCCGAGCACACCGAACGGGCCGCCCGACTGGCCGGGGCGCTGGAAGTGGCCGGGCAGGTGCCGGCGACGGTGGTCACGGCGGGGGCCGCCGACTTCCTCGCCGGCATCCGGCCGACCCCGGGGACGCTGACCGTCGTCTGGCACTCGGTGGTGCAGCAGTACGTCCCGGCGCAGGAGTGGGCCCGGGTGGACGCCGAACTCGAGCGCCTGGCCGGGGCGGAGGCCCCCGTCGCGTACCTGGCGTACGAGCCGTACCCGGATCGGGACCCGACCCGCAGCCCCCGCTGCCGCCTGCTGGCCCGGCTCGGCGACGGCCCGACCCGGCGACTCGCCGAGGGGCACCCGCACGGCCTGCCCGCCTGGCTCCCCTGA